One stretch of Microvirga lotononidis DNA includes these proteins:
- a CDS encoding ABC transporter ATP-binding protein yields MRREALLDIRNLDAFYGRAQILFGLSLHLYPGEVVALVGRNGAGKTTTLKAIMGLISATATHATFKGHSLGKLPTYRIARLGLGYVPEDRRIFTDLTVEENLETGRRPAGDGRPPWTPERLFRLFPNLAEMRGRRGNQMSGGEQQMLSIARTLMGNPEAILLDEPSEGIAPVIVQMMAEAIRAMKAEGVAVLLSEQNWAFAAGISDRACVIERGEIRFQGTMAELMADEALRAETLGV; encoded by the coding sequence ATGAGACGAGAAGCGCTCCTCGACATCCGGAACCTCGATGCCTTCTACGGCCGCGCCCAGATTCTGTTCGGCCTGTCGCTCCATCTCTACCCGGGCGAGGTGGTGGCTCTGGTCGGCCGCAACGGCGCCGGCAAGACCACGACCCTGAAGGCCATCATGGGATTGATCTCGGCCACGGCCACCCATGCCACCTTCAAGGGGCATTCCCTCGGCAAGCTCCCGACTTACAGGATCGCCCGGCTGGGGCTGGGCTACGTGCCCGAGGACCGGCGCATCTTCACCGACCTCACCGTCGAGGAGAACCTGGAGACGGGGCGCCGCCCGGCCGGGGACGGACGCCCGCCCTGGACCCCGGAGCGGCTGTTCCGGCTCTTTCCCAACCTGGCCGAGATGCGCGGGCGGCGCGGCAACCAGATGTCCGGGGGCGAGCAGCAGATGCTCTCCATCGCCCGCACCCTCATGGGCAACCCGGAGGCGATCCTGCTCGACGAACCCTCCGAGGGCATCGCCCCGGTCATCGTCCAGATGATGGCCGAGGCGATCCGGGCCATGAAGGCGGAGGGCGTGGCTGTTCTCCTCTCCGAGCAGAACTGGGCCTTCGCGGCCGGCATCAGCGACCGGGCCTGCGTCATCGAGCGGGGCGAGATCCGCTTCCAGGGCACCATGGCCGAGCTGATGGCCGACGAGGCGCTGCGGGCGGAAACCCTCGGGGTTTAG
- a CDS encoding 2Fe-2S iron-sulfur cluster-binding protein, translated as MGVIHVTDRAGQRHTLEAIEGWRVMEIIRDWGLPIEGLCGGACECATCHVFVSEEWLDKLYPPTEEEEDQLDTVMTRPNSRLSCQILWTPELDGLEVTLAPTGA; from the coding sequence ATGGGCGTCATCCATGTGACCGACCGGGCCGGCCAGCGCCATACCCTCGAGGCCATCGAGGGCTGGCGGGTGATGGAGATCATCCGCGACTGGGGCCTGCCCATCGAGGGCCTGTGCGGCGGCGCCTGCGAATGCGCGACCTGCCATGTCTTCGTCTCCGAGGAATGGCTGGACAAGCTCTATCCTCCGACGGAAGAGGAGGAGGATCAGCTGGACACCGTGATGACGCGGCCCAATTCCCGCCTGTCCTGCCAGATCCTCTGGACCCCCGAACTCGACGGCCTGGAGGTCACCCTGGCACCGACCGGGGCCTGA
- a CDS encoding NAD(P)/FAD-dependent oxidoreductase, protein MTDHIETDVVIIGAGPVGLFAVFELGLLDIKCHLIDILPKVGGQCAELYPEKPIYDIPGFPMVTGQGLVDNLMAQIEPFHPTFHLNEMVESLESIGTPEAPLFRVKTSENGTTFTCKAVIIAAGGGSFQPKKPPIDNIEAYEGTGVYYAVRKMEMFRNKKVLIVGGGDSALDWTVNLQPIAKRLTLLHRRDAFRAAPHTVEKMRSLVASGDMDLHLGQVTSLKGEAPVLEGAVIRKDDGSEFTIDCDVMLPFFGLTMKLGPIADWGLNLHENVIPVDTEKFETNVPGIFAIGDINTYPGKLKLILSGFHEGALAAQKVHRYVYPEKRLLFQYTTSSTSLQKKLGVAA, encoded by the coding sequence ATGACCGACCATATCGAAACGGACGTCGTCATCATCGGTGCCGGGCCCGTGGGCCTGTTCGCCGTGTTCGAACTGGGCCTCCTCGACATCAAATGCCATCTCATCGACATCCTGCCGAAGGTGGGCGGCCAATGCGCCGAGCTCTATCCGGAGAAGCCGATCTACGACATTCCGGGCTTTCCGATGGTGACCGGCCAGGGCCTCGTCGACAACCTGATGGCGCAGATCGAGCCCTTCCATCCGACCTTCCACCTCAACGAGATGGTGGAGAGCCTGGAATCCATCGGCACGCCGGAAGCGCCCCTGTTCCGGGTCAAGACCTCCGAGAACGGCACCACCTTCACCTGCAAGGCGGTCATCATCGCGGCCGGCGGCGGCTCGTTCCAGCCCAAGAAGCCGCCGATCGACAACATCGAGGCCTATGAGGGCACGGGCGTCTACTACGCCGTGCGCAAGATGGAGATGTTCCGCAACAAGAAGGTGCTCATCGTCGGCGGCGGCGATTCCGCCCTCGACTGGACGGTGAACCTGCAGCCCATCGCCAAGCGCCTGACCCTGCTCCACCGCCGCGACGCCTTCCGGGCCGCGCCCCATACGGTGGAGAAGATGCGCTCGCTCGTCGCCTCCGGCGACATGGACCTCCACCTCGGCCAGGTGACCTCCCTCAAGGGCGAGGCTCCGGTGCTGGAAGGCGCGGTGATCCGCAAGGACGACGGCTCGGAATTCACCATCGATTGCGACGTGATGCTGCCCTTCTTCGGCCTCACCATGAAGCTCGGCCCCATCGCCGATTGGGGCCTGAACCTGCACGAGAACGTGATCCCGGTCGACACGGAGAAGTTCGAGACCAACGTTCCCGGCATCTTCGCCATCGGCGACATCAACACCTATCCGGGCAAGCTGAAGCTCATCCTGTCCGGCTTCCACGAGGGTGCGCTGGCGGCCCAGAAGGTGCACCGCTACGTCTATCCCGAGAAGAGGCTCCTGTTCCAATACACGACCTCATCCACGAGCCTGCAGAAGAAGCTCGGCGTGGCGGCCTGA
- a CDS encoding allantoate amidohydrolase — protein MTNATDLTLGRRVMAMIEELAQYTDEPGRLTRLYLSDAHRRAADATLRLMQQAGLDAHIDALGSVVGRVEGADPKAPALLVGSHIDSVVDAGRYDGNLGVVLGIVAVEALKQHGMKPPCPIEIVAFGDEENVRFPTNLSTSQALAGRFDPAWLDGQDQDGIALRDALIRFGGDPGAAATLARDPARYRGYLEVHIEQGPQLEARNLPVGIVSAINGITRARASVVGEAGHAGTVPMTMRRDALAAVAEMIGIVERAGSTRTDTVATVGVAQVQPGAINVIPARVDFTLDARSPDDAVRLAMVEDIVTECRAAAQRRGVDFTIEPFMESPATPMDKGLIGQLEEATRGLGIEPLHLSSGAGHDAVAMANLCPSAMLFVRCKGGISHNPAESITVEDADVAARVLIDAIRRISV, from the coding sequence ATGACGAACGCGACAGATCTCACCCTCGGCCGCCGCGTGATGGCGATGATCGAGGAACTGGCCCAGTACACGGACGAGCCCGGACGCCTCACGCGCCTTTATCTCTCCGATGCCCATCGCCGAGCCGCCGACGCCACGCTGCGCCTCATGCAGCAGGCCGGCCTGGATGCCCACATCGACGCGCTCGGCTCCGTCGTCGGACGCGTCGAGGGCGCCGATCCGAAAGCCCCCGCGCTCCTCGTCGGCTCGCATATCGATTCCGTCGTCGATGCGGGCCGCTATGACGGCAATCTCGGCGTGGTGCTCGGCATCGTGGCGGTCGAGGCGTTGAAGCAACACGGCATGAAGCCTCCCTGCCCCATCGAGATCGTAGCGTTCGGCGACGAGGAGAACGTGCGCTTCCCGACGAATCTCTCCACGTCGCAGGCCCTGGCTGGCCGCTTCGACCCGGCGTGGCTCGACGGCCAGGACCAGGACGGAATCGCCTTGCGCGATGCGCTGATCCGCTTCGGCGGCGACCCGGGTGCCGCCGCCACGTTGGCCCGCGATCCGGCGCGCTACCGCGGCTATCTCGAAGTGCATATCGAGCAGGGGCCGCAGCTCGAAGCCAGGAACCTGCCCGTCGGCATCGTGTCCGCCATCAACGGCATCACCCGTGCCCGTGCCAGCGTGGTCGGCGAGGCGGGTCACGCCGGCACCGTGCCGATGACCATGCGCCGCGATGCGCTTGCGGCCGTGGCCGAGATGATCGGCATCGTGGAGCGCGCCGGCTCCACGCGCACCGACACGGTGGCGACGGTGGGCGTCGCGCAGGTGCAGCCCGGCGCGATCAACGTCATTCCCGCGCGGGTCGATTTCACCCTCGATGCCCGCTCGCCGGACGATGCGGTGCGTCTGGCCATGGTCGAGGACATCGTGACCGAGTGCCGAGCGGCCGCACAAAGGCGTGGTGTGGACTTCACCATCGAACCGTTCATGGAGTCGCCCGCCACGCCCATGGACAAGGGCCTGATCGGACAGCTCGAAGAAGCCACGCGAGGCCTCGGCATCGAGCCGCTGCATCTGTCCTCCGGCGCGGGCCACGATGCGGTCGCGATGGCCAATCTCTGCCCCTCGGCCATGCTCTTCGTGCGCTGCAAGGGCGGAATCAGCCACAATCCGGCGGAATCGATCACGGTCGAGGATGCGGATGTGGCGGCACGTGTGCTGATCGATGCGATCCGGCGGATCTCGGTGTGA
- a CDS encoding GNAT family N-acetyltransferase gives MTQPPTIALIDEVSALQPILRKGLREFNKTLFAGHPPGRDLAIAIRDPERDEPVGGLCGRMNGGWLAIELIFVPEALRGLGLATRLIAMAEDEARNQGCHSAWIDTLNPKALVLYRRLGYEVFGELKDYPIGGSRFFLQKKLGPVG, from the coding sequence ATGACACAGCCGCCCACGATCGCGTTGATCGACGAAGTTTCCGCATTGCAGCCGATCCTTCGAAAGGGCTTGCGGGAGTTCAACAAAACGCTCTTCGCCGGTCATCCGCCCGGACGGGATCTCGCTATCGCCATTCGCGATCCGGAGCGCGACGAGCCCGTCGGAGGACTCTGCGGCCGCATGAACGGCGGCTGGCTTGCCATCGAACTTATCTTCGTGCCCGAAGCCCTGCGCGGTTTGGGCCTCGCGACGCGGCTGATCGCGATGGCCGAAGACGAGGCGCGCAACCAAGGCTGCCATTCGGCCTGGATCGACACGCTCAATCCCAAGGCGCTCGTGCTCTACCGGCGCTTGGGATACGAAGTCTTCGGCGAGTTGAAGGATTATCCGATCGGCGGCAGCCGCTTCTTCCTGCAGAAGAAGCTTGGGCCGGTTGGGTAA
- a CDS encoding GNAT family N-acetyltransferase has product MLPRVVIRLVHASDAAELIAANLASIDLHEPWVSPCRDHPSFHGYLARCDGDRSIGFIARERESGRIVGIVNLSEIVRGFFQSAYMGYYGMAGMNGRGLMSEAVRLVVSHAFRELGLHRIEANIQPGNAPSRALARRLGFRQEGYSPRYLKIGGEWRDHERWAVLADEWRG; this is encoded by the coding sequence ATGTTGCCACGCGTTGTAATTCGTCTCGTACACGCATCGGACGCCGCCGAGCTGATTGCGGCCAATCTCGCGAGCATCGATCTGCACGAGCCCTGGGTGTCGCCGTGCCGCGACCATCCGAGCTTTCACGGCTATCTCGCCCGCTGCGACGGCGACCGCTCCATCGGCTTCATCGCCCGTGAGCGGGAGAGCGGCAGGATCGTCGGCATCGTCAACCTGAGTGAGATCGTGCGCGGCTTCTTCCAGAGCGCCTACATGGGCTATTACGGCATGGCCGGCATGAACGGGCGCGGGCTGATGAGTGAAGCGGTGCGCCTGGTGGTCTCGCACGCCTTCCGCGAGCTCGGTCTGCACCGGATCGAGGCCAATATCCAGCCGGGCAACGCGCCCTCTCGTGCGCTCGCCCGGCGATTGGGCTTTCGCCAGGAAGGCTATTCGCCGCGCTATCTCAAGATCGGTGGCGAATGGCGCGACCACGAACGCTGGGCCGTGCTCGCGGATGAATGGCGTGGGTAA
- a CDS encoding HAL/PAL/TAL family ammonia-lyase: MTVKLDGATLGIQDVVRVARTDAQGAFATAALAPEARERIAATRDYIDRTWMHDDAPLMYAFNTGVGLFKDQRVLISDMAAYQQKTVYAHATGIGEPFSEDVTRAMMLLRANAFASNYSGPRVELVERLIAFLNAGLHPVIPQKGSVGASGDLAPLAHMAGAVCGFEEAEMIYRGRRMPAREAIKEAGFNPDFELGAKDASALINGSTTSLALGALATHDARRLLKQADIAMCLSLEAMRGELAAFDPRVHKARPHPGQARTARNLLRILEGTKRCSQDARDIVFPDEPRQPGTPAAPRVQDVYSLRCTPQVHGPAVEAVEYVERIIGTEMNSATDNPLIFDDGQGGYVSISGGHFHGQYMAQAMDFLAIAMADLGAISERRLARLIDPTMSYGLPRNLLAGKRGLNTGFATVQCSMSALVMENRGLATPGSVDSIPGKSNAEDHVSNSTWCGRKARIVVENVEQIVAGELLMAAQALTLVEALAKDYPLGKGSRAAIDAIRAVIPPALDGDRWYATEMRQALDLVRSGAVVEAVESAIGELE; the protein is encoded by the coding sequence ATGACGGTCAAGCTCGACGGCGCCACTCTCGGCATTCAGGACGTGGTGCGCGTCGCGCGCACCGATGCCCAGGGAGCCTTCGCCACGGCCGCCCTGGCGCCGGAAGCGCGCGAGCGCATCGCCGCCACGCGGGACTACATCGACCGCACCTGGATGCACGACGACGCTCCGCTCATGTACGCCTTCAATACCGGCGTCGGATTGTTCAAGGATCAGCGCGTCCTCATCAGCGACATGGCGGCCTACCAGCAAAAGACCGTTTACGCTCACGCGACCGGAATCGGCGAGCCATTCTCCGAGGACGTGACGCGCGCCATGATGCTCCTGCGCGCCAATGCCTTCGCGTCGAACTATTCCGGTCCGCGCGTCGAGCTGGTGGAGCGCCTCATCGCCTTCCTCAATGCCGGCCTGCATCCGGTCATTCCGCAGAAGGGCTCCGTCGGGGCCTCGGGCGACCTCGCGCCGCTCGCGCACATGGCCGGGGCGGTCTGCGGCTTCGAAGAGGCCGAGATGATCTATCGCGGCCGCCGGATGCCGGCGCGCGAGGCCATCAAGGAAGCCGGCTTCAATCCCGATTTCGAGCTCGGCGCGAAGGATGCCTCCGCGCTCATCAACGGCTCGACCACGTCGCTCGCCCTCGGGGCTCTCGCCACGCACGATGCGCGCCGTCTGCTCAAGCAGGCCGACATCGCCATGTGCCTGTCGCTGGAGGCCATGCGCGGCGAGCTCGCGGCCTTCGATCCGCGCGTGCACAAGGCGCGTCCGCATCCGGGCCAGGCGCGCACCGCGCGCAATCTGCTGCGAATTCTCGAAGGCACGAAACGCTGCTCGCAGGACGCGCGCGACATCGTTTTTCCCGACGAGCCGCGCCAGCCCGGAACGCCTGCGGCTCCCCGCGTGCAGGACGTCTATTCGCTGCGCTGCACGCCGCAGGTTCACGGGCCGGCCGTCGAGGCGGTCGAGTACGTGGAGCGCATCATCGGCACGGAGATGAACTCCGCCACCGACAACCCGCTGATCTTCGACGACGGGCAGGGCGGATACGTGTCGATTTCCGGCGGCCATTTCCACGGGCAGTACATGGCCCAGGCCATGGACTTTCTCGCCATCGCCATGGCGGATCTCGGGGCGATCTCGGAACGGCGCCTCGCGCGTCTCATCGATCCCACCATGTCCTACGGTCTGCCGCGCAACCTGCTGGCCGGCAAGCGCGGCCTCAATACGGGCTTTGCCACGGTGCAATGCTCGATGTCGGCGCTCGTCATGGAGAATCGCGGTCTGGCGACGCCGGGATCGGTCGATTCCATCCCTGGCAAATCCAATGCCGAGGACCACGTCTCCAACTCCACCTGGTGCGGGCGCAAGGCGCGCATCGTGGTCGAAAACGTGGAACAGATCGTGGCCGGCGAATTGCTGATGGCCGCGCAGGCGCTCACCCTCGTGGAGGCGCTCGCGAAGGATTATCCGCTGGGCAAGGGCTCGCGCGCCGCGATCGACGCGATCCGCGCCGTCATCCCGCCGGCGCTCGACGGCGACCGCTGGTACGCCACCGAGATGCGCCAGGCCCTCGACCTCGTGCGCTCGGGCGCCGTGGTTGAAGCCGTCGAGAGCGCCATCGGCGAGCTGGAATGA
- a CDS encoding sn-glycerol-3-phosphate import ATP-binding protein UgpC: MAGVTLDTVRKIYSGNVEAVKGVSLGIEDGSFCVLVGPSGCGKSTLLRMIAGLETISAGEVKIGDRVVNQVEPADRDIAMVFQNYALYPHMSVYDNMAYGLRNRKTPKDEIEKRVKEAARILAIESFLERKPRALSGGQRQRVAMGRAIVRKPQVFLFDEPLSNLDAKLRVQMRVEIKRLQKALGVTSIYVTHDQVEAMTLSDKLVVMSGGQIEQVGSPSEVYRRPETRFVATFIGSPPMNILPGKVEGPGRVSVGDQVITVSDMREGLTPGSAIEVGLRPEDVQAGGAGSSSLSMDVDFVEELGATQLFHGKVAGADFVVQASTGQIPADTRKLTLAVDPANVHLFDPQTTKRLGRE; this comes from the coding sequence ATGGCAGGCGTAACCCTCGATACGGTCAGGAAGATCTATTCGGGCAACGTGGAGGCCGTGAAGGGCGTGTCGCTCGGGATCGAGGACGGCTCCTTCTGCGTGCTCGTCGGCCCGTCGGGCTGCGGCAAGTCAACGCTTCTGCGCATGATCGCGGGTCTCGAGACGATCTCCGCCGGCGAGGTGAAGATCGGCGACCGGGTCGTGAACCAGGTAGAGCCGGCGGACCGCGACATCGCGATGGTGTTCCAGAACTATGCGCTCTATCCGCATATGAGCGTCTACGACAACATGGCCTATGGCCTGAGGAACCGGAAGACGCCCAAGGACGAGATCGAGAAGCGCGTGAAGGAAGCGGCCCGCATCCTCGCCATCGAATCCTTTCTCGAGCGCAAGCCGCGCGCTCTTTCCGGCGGCCAGCGCCAGCGCGTCGCCATGGGGCGCGCCATCGTGCGCAAACCCCAGGTGTTCCTCTTCGACGAGCCGCTCTCGAACCTGGACGCCAAGCTGCGCGTGCAGATGCGCGTCGAGATCAAGCGCCTGCAGAAGGCCCTCGGCGTGACGTCGATCTACGTGACGCACGATCAGGTCGAGGCGATGACGCTCTCCGACAAGCTCGTGGTCATGTCCGGCGGGCAGATCGAACAGGTCGGCAGCCCCTCCGAGGTCTACCGCCGTCCCGAGACCCGCTTCGTCGCTACCTTCATCGGCTCCCCGCCCATGAACATTCTGCCCGGAAAGGTCGAAGGCCCCGGCCGCGTATCGGTCGGCGATCAGGTGATCACGGTCTCGGACATGCGTGAAGGGCTCACCCCCGGCTCCGCCATCGAAGTGGGCCTGCGTCCCGAGGACGTGCAGGCGGGCGGCGCGGGCTCCAGCTCTCTTTCCATGGACGTGGATTTCGTCGAGGAACTCGGCGCGACCCAGCTCTTCCACGGTAAGGTCGCGGGCGCGGACTTCGTCGTGCAGGCCTCCACCGGCCAGATCCCGGCGGACACCCGCAAGCTGACCCTCGCGGTCGATCCGGCCAATGTCCACCTCTTCGACCCCCAGACCACCAAGCGCCTCGGCCGCGAGTGA
- the ugpE gene encoding sn-glycerol-3-phosphate ABC transporter permease UgpE has protein sequence MVENRPFRDFMAYLTLVIGVVLVAFPVYLAIMASTFDTATIINGNMPLTPGDQTLENYSRALFYGGKTAREPVMGMMINSMIVALGIAFGKILISILSAYAVVYFRFPFRRTAFWVIFITLMLPVEVRIYPTYKIVADLGLLDTYSGLVLPLIASATGTLLFRQFFMTIPEELLEASKIDGAGAFRFFKDTLLPLSMTTIAALFVIQFIYGWNQYLWPLLITTKSSMQTIVIGIKKMITTTDALTEWNIAMTTAVLAMVPPVLVVIFMQRLFVKGLVETEK, from the coding sequence ATGGTCGAGAATCGTCCTTTCAGAGACTTCATGGCCTACCTGACGCTGGTCATCGGCGTCGTCCTGGTGGCCTTCCCGGTCTATCTCGCGATCATGGCGTCGACCTTCGACACCGCCACCATCATCAACGGCAACATGCCGCTGACCCCGGGCGATCAGACGCTGGAGAACTACTCCCGCGCGCTGTTCTACGGTGGCAAGACGGCCCGCGAGCCCGTGATGGGCATGATGATCAACTCCATGATCGTCGCGCTGGGGATCGCCTTCGGCAAGATCCTGATCTCGATCCTGTCGGCCTACGCGGTGGTCTATTTCAGGTTCCCGTTCCGCAGGACGGCGTTCTGGGTCATCTTCATCACCCTGATGCTGCCGGTCGAAGTGCGCATCTATCCCACCTACAAGATCGTCGCGGATCTGGGGCTTCTCGATACCTATTCCGGTCTCGTCCTGCCGCTCATCGCATCGGCCACCGGCACGCTGCTGTTCCGGCAGTTCTTCATGACCATTCCGGAGGAGCTTCTGGAGGCCTCGAAGATCGACGGCGCGGGCGCATTCCGCTTCTTCAAGGACACGCTGCTCCCGCTGTCGATGACGACGATCGCGGCGCTCTTCGTGATTCAGTTCATCTATGGCTGGAACCAGTATCTCTGGCCGCTGCTGATCACCACGAAAAGCTCGATGCAGACCATCGTGATCGGCATCAAGAAGATGATCACGACCACCGATGCGCTGACCGAGTGGAACATCGCCATGACGACGGCCGTGCTCGCGATGGTGCCGCCGGTGCTCGTCGTCATCTTCATGCAGCGGCTCTTCGTGAAGGGGCTCGTCGAAACGGAGAAGTGA
- the ugpA gene encoding sn-glycerol-3-phosphate ABC transporter permease UgpA: protein MEKRAHFSGWTLPLLLILPQMAITVIFFYLPASQAIRQSFLREDAFGLSSEFVGFENYSLVFEQPEYYRAMITTVIFSTLVAFFSLAVALLFATQADKSLRGGHAFKTLLIWPYAVAPAIAGVLWMFMFHPTLGTLGRPLNILGFNWNPMLDGTDAMILLVLSATWKHVSYNFLFFLAGLQAIPKSVIEAGAIDGAGPLRRFWTIVFPLLSPTTFFLLVVTIVYVFFETFGIIDAVTGGGPAGTTTTLVYKVYADGRSGGDLGLSAAQSVVLMVIVIALTAIQFRYVERKVQY from the coding sequence ATGGAAAAACGAGCTCACTTTTCAGGTTGGACGCTGCCACTTCTGCTGATTCTTCCGCAGATGGCGATCACCGTCATTTTCTTCTATTTGCCCGCATCCCAGGCCATACGGCAGTCCTTCCTGCGGGAAGACGCCTTCGGCCTCTCGTCGGAATTCGTCGGTTTCGAGAATTACAGCCTCGTCTTCGAGCAGCCTGAATATTACCGGGCGATGATCACGACCGTGATCTTCTCCACGCTGGTGGCCTTCTTCTCGCTCGCCGTCGCCCTGCTTTTCGCCACCCAGGCCGACAAGAGCCTGCGCGGCGGTCACGCCTTCAAGACCCTGCTGATCTGGCCCTATGCGGTCGCTCCGGCGATCGCGGGCGTCTTGTGGATGTTCATGTTCCATCCGACGCTCGGCACTCTAGGACGCCCGCTCAACATCCTCGGGTTCAACTGGAATCCGATGCTCGACGGCACGGACGCCATGATCCTGCTGGTGCTCTCCGCCACGTGGAAGCATGTCAGCTACAACTTCCTCTTCTTCCTCGCCGGCCTGCAGGCGATTCCGAAGAGCGTGATCGAGGCCGGCGCCATCGACGGCGCGGGCCCTTTGCGCCGCTTCTGGACGATCGTCTTCCCGCTGCTGTCGCCCACCACCTTCTTCCTGCTCGTCGTGACCATCGTGTACGTGTTCTTCGAGACGTTCGGCATCATCGATGCCGTGACCGGTGGAGGTCCCGCCGGGACGACGACGACCCTCGTCTACAAGGTTTACGCGGACGGCCGCTCCGGCGGCGATCTCGGCCTCTCGGCCGCCCAATCGGTGGTCCTGATGGTCATCGTGATCGCGCTGACCGCCATCCAGTTCCGCTATGTCGAACGCAAGGTACAGTACTGA
- the ugpB gene encoding sn-glycerol-3-phosphate ABC transporter substrate-binding protein UgpB: protein MMKKSLLGALAFGLATSTSAFAQTEIQWWHAMTGANNEVVNRLAEEFNNSQKDYKVVVSYKGQYADTLNAGIAAFRAGNAPHILQVFEVGTATMMGARGAVKPVYQLMAEAGEKFDPQAYLPAITGYYSTAKGEMLSFPFNSSSMVMWINKDELKKAGVNEIPKTWPEVFEAGKKLKAAGHDTCGFSNAWAPWANIEQLSAWHNVPMATKANGLDGFDTEMKFNSPLHVKHLQNLVDLQKDKTYDYSGRDSRSEGRFTSGECAIFLTSSGFYGNVKANAKFDFTSVPMPYYPDVQGAPQNSIIGGASLWVMGGKKAEEYKGVAKFFTFLSDTDRQAKLHQESGYLPITKAAYEKTKASGFYEKNPVLQTPLIELTNKEPTENSRGLRFGNMVQIRDVVSEEIESALAGQKSAKDALDSAVTRSNQILRQFERSVSR from the coding sequence ATGATGAAGAAGTCACTCCTCGGCGCTCTGGCCTTCGGCCTGGCGACGAGCACCTCCGCCTTCGCCCAGACCGAGATCCAGTGGTGGCACGCCATGACGGGCGCCAACAACGAGGTCGTGAACCGGCTCGCGGAAGAGTTCAACAATTCGCAGAAGGACTACAAGGTCGTCGTCAGCTACAAGGGCCAGTATGCCGACACGCTGAACGCCGGCATCGCGGCCTTCCGCGCCGGCAACGCTCCCCACATCCTGCAGGTGTTCGAAGTCGGCACGGCGACCATGATGGGCGCCCGCGGTGCCGTTAAGCCCGTCTACCAGCTGATGGCCGAGGCCGGCGAAAAGTTCGATCCCCAGGCCTACCTGCCGGCGATCACCGGCTACTACTCCACGGCCAAGGGCGAGATGCTGTCCTTCCCGTTCAACTCTTCCTCGATGGTCATGTGGATCAACAAGGACGAGCTGAAGAAGGCCGGCGTGAACGAGATCCCGAAGACCTGGCCTGAGGTTTTCGAAGCCGGCAAGAAGCTCAAGGCGGCCGGCCACGACACCTGCGGCTTCTCGAACGCCTGGGCTCCGTGGGCCAACATCGAGCAGCTCTCCGCCTGGCACAACGTGCCGATGGCCACCAAGGCCAACGGCCTCGACGGCTTCGACACGGAGATGAAGTTCAACTCTCCGCTGCACGTGAAGCACCTGCAGAACCTCGTCGATCTGCAGAAGGACAAGACCTACGACTATTCGGGCCGCGACAGCCGCTCCGAGGGCCGCTTCACCTCCGGCGAATGCGCGATCTTCCTGACCTCGTCGGGCTTCTACGGCAACGTGAAGGCGAACGCGAAGTTCGACTTCACCTCGGTGCCGATGCCGTATTATCCGGACGTCCAGGGCGCTCCGCAGAACTCCATCATCGGCGGCGCTTCGCTGTGGGTCATGGGCGGCAAGAAGGCCGAGGAATACAAGGGCGTGGCCAAGTTCTTCACCTTCCTGTCGGACACCGACCGTCAGGCCAAGCTGCACCAGGAATCCGGCTACCTGCCGATCACCAAAGCGGCCTACGAGAAGACCAAGGCTTCGGGCTTCTATGAGAAGAACCCGGTCCTGCAGACGCCTCTGATCGAGCTCACCAACAAGGAGCCGACCGAGAACTCCCGCGGCCTGCGCTTCGGCAACATGGTCCAGATCCGCGACGTGGTTTCCGAGGAAATCGAGTCCGCTCTCGCCGGCCAGAAGTCGGCCAAGGACGCGCTCGACTCCGCCGTGACCCGTTCGAACCAGATCCTGCGCCAGTTCGAGCGTTCCGTCAGCCGCTAA